In Chitinophaga sp. HK235, a single window of DNA contains:
- a CDS encoding glycosyltransferase, whose translation MYFFLIIVTGLALGYGVLMLWYSLGWRKLPEFVPAQSPGGNTRVTVIIPARDEAENVPALLKSLQQQTYPADLLEVIIVDDFSTDDTAGIITRFPATNIHLLRMQDLLSKDERLNSYKKKAIAMAIARAKGDLIVTTDADCVMGPRWIETIVQFYETYRPKFIAAPVSFYKERNFFMKLQSLDFITMQGITGAAAWLKSGTMCNGANLAYEKAAFHAVGGFTGIDNIASGDDMLLMYKIYSAYPDGVRYLKSEEAIVRTLPVDTLKGFMNQRIRWSSKADKYEDKRLTWVLLLVYLFNVSMLVLGAIALFVPHWWPAFLILLLLKVTLELYFLVPVAGFFRKTALLIWFIPGQLFHIPYIVLAGWLGKFGSYQWKGRQVN comes from the coding sequence ATGTATTTTTTCCTGATTATAGTTACCGGACTGGCACTTGGATACGGCGTACTGATGTTGTGGTACAGCCTTGGCTGGAGAAAACTGCCGGAATTTGTACCTGCACAGTCACCGGGTGGTAATACCCGCGTGACCGTTATTATCCCCGCACGCGATGAAGCTGAAAATGTACCGGCGCTGCTGAAATCACTGCAACAACAAACCTATCCGGCAGATCTGCTGGAAGTGATCATTGTAGATGATTTTTCCACAGACGATACCGCCGGAATTATCACCCGCTTTCCGGCTACCAACATTCACCTGCTCCGTATGCAGGACCTGCTTAGTAAAGATGAACGGCTTAATTCCTACAAGAAAAAAGCAATTGCCATGGCTATCGCCCGGGCTAAAGGTGACCTTATCGTTACTACAGACGCAGACTGTGTGATGGGCCCCCGGTGGATAGAAACCATTGTACAGTTTTATGAAACGTACCGGCCCAAATTTATCGCGGCGCCGGTGAGCTTTTATAAGGAGCGTAATTTCTTCATGAAACTTCAGTCGCTCGATTTCATCACCATGCAAGGCATCACGGGTGCCGCGGCCTGGCTCAAATCGGGCACTATGTGTAATGGGGCCAACCTGGCTTATGAAAAAGCAGCTTTTCATGCGGTAGGTGGTTTTACAGGGATCGATAATATCGCCTCCGGCGATGATATGCTGCTGATGTACAAGATCTACAGCGCTTATCCTGATGGAGTCAGGTATCTTAAAAGTGAAGAGGCTATCGTGCGTACTTTACCGGTAGATACACTGAAGGGATTTATGAACCAGCGCATACGCTGGTCATCGAAAGCCGACAAGTATGAAGATAAACGCCTTACCTGGGTGTTGTTACTGGTATATCTTTTTAATGTAAGTATGCTGGTATTGGGGGCAATCGCTTTGTTTGTACCACATTGGTGGCCTGCGTTCCTGATTCTCCTGCTGCTGAAGGTAACACTGGAGCTTTATTTCCTGGTACCGGTAGCAGGCTTTTTCCGTAAAACAGCTTTATTGATATGGTTTATCCCCGGACAGTTGTTTCATATTCCTTATATTGTTCTCGCCGGATGGCTGGGCAAGTTTGGAAGTTACCAATGGAAGGGCCGGCAGGTGAACTAA
- a CDS encoding alpha/beta hydrolase, which produces MDFYLPYAKSQFHGISSGTGPQLLICLHGFGESAAHFAPLAAGLGDIFTVVALDMPLHGETKWNEERPFEKADLEAIILLVLEQQGKERFSLLGYSMGGRLALCLVETMTSRIDHLIMLAADGLRNNPWHMFVTQTSIGNKLFKYNTDHPQLFFTLLKGWRKLGLLNQSVYKFALHRMDKTEKRLQVYNVWTTMRHMMPDKKKCKQLLSRYNVLTLLIFGKYDRVIPPVLGTRFMDGSFTCKMLVLEKGHQLISKELGSIIKTNI; this is translated from the coding sequence ATGGATTTCTATTTGCCATATGCTAAAAGCCAGTTTCATGGAATCAGCAGCGGAACAGGTCCGCAACTGCTGATCTGTTTGCACGGATTTGGTGAAAGTGCCGCACACTTCGCCCCGCTGGCAGCCGGTTTGGGAGATATATTCACCGTCGTGGCACTGGACATGCCCTTACATGGAGAAACCAAATGGAATGAAGAACGCCCTTTTGAAAAGGCCGATCTGGAAGCCATTATACTGCTGGTACTGGAACAGCAGGGCAAAGAACGTTTTTCACTGCTGGGCTACAGCATGGGCGGACGACTGGCACTCTGCCTGGTGGAAACCATGACCAGTCGCATAGATCACCTGATCATGCTGGCAGCAGATGGCCTCAGAAACAATCCATGGCATATGTTTGTTACTCAAACCAGCATAGGTAATAAACTTTTCAAGTACAATACTGATCATCCCCAATTATTTTTTACGCTGCTGAAAGGATGGCGGAAACTGGGACTGCTTAATCAAAGCGTTTACAAATTCGCACTGCACCGGATGGACAAAACAGAAAAAAGACTGCAGGTATACAACGTATGGACAACCATGCGACATATGATGCCGGATAAAAAGAAGTGCAAACAATTACTGTCCCGCTACAACGTTTTAACACTCCTGATATTCGGGAAATACGACCGGGTAATACCACCGGTACTGGGTACACGCTTTATGGACGGTTCATTTACCTGTAAAATGCTGGTGCTGGAAAAAGGGCATCAGCTGATTTCAAAGGAGCTGGGCTCCATTATCAAAACAAATATTTAA
- a CDS encoding acyl-CoA dehydrogenase family protein, with product MDATVENKQALKGAEFLVKESVPEDVFTPEDFSEEQLMIKDMADQFISKEITPIVERIDKLEEGLMPSLLEKAGEQGLLGASFPEEYGGLGKDFVTATIINEGLGAGHSFSVAMAAHTGIGSLPILYFGTEAQKQKYIPKLATGEMKGAYALTEPDSGSDALGARTTAKLTEDGKYYVLNGQKSWITNSGFADVFTVFAKIDGDKFTAFIVDKGTPGFTLGAEEHKMGIKGSSTRQIYFQDAKVPVENVLGVIGKGHLIAFNILNIGRLKLCAAALGAAKKCITTSVQYANTRHQFKQPISNFGAIKHKLAEMAIRTWTSESSLFRTAQLIDEKEKELLASGKPFNEALLGAAEEYAVECAILKVNGSEVLDYVVDEGVQIHGGNGFSDEYIISKAYRDSRINRIFEGTNEINRLLTLDMTLKRAMKGKLDLMTPAMNVMKELMSIPDFGSDDESAFSKERKMITNFKKAILMTAGAAAQKLMMKLETEQEVLMDIADMAIETFVAESALLRLQKLVQHKGEAAAELQTDIVRTYIYDAADRINKSGKDAINAFAEGDEQRMMLLGLKRFTKAEPFNAKDARRRIADKLIAENKYIF from the coding sequence ATGGACGCAACAGTAGAAAATAAGCAGGCGCTGAAAGGCGCAGAGTTCCTGGTAAAGGAAAGTGTTCCGGAAGATGTGTTTACCCCCGAAGATTTTTCGGAGGAACAGCTGATGATCAAAGATATGGCCGACCAGTTCATCAGTAAAGAAATAACGCCGATCGTTGAGCGTATTGATAAACTGGAAGAGGGTCTGATGCCTTCTCTCCTGGAGAAAGCAGGTGAGCAGGGACTACTGGGTGCTTCTTTCCCTGAAGAATATGGAGGCCTGGGCAAAGACTTCGTAACCGCCACTATCATCAATGAAGGGCTGGGTGCCGGCCACTCGTTCTCTGTAGCTATGGCCGCCCATACGGGTATCGGCTCGCTCCCTATCCTGTATTTTGGTACAGAAGCCCAGAAACAAAAATATATTCCAAAACTGGCTACCGGCGAAATGAAAGGCGCCTACGCCCTCACAGAACCGGATTCCGGCTCTGACGCCCTGGGAGCCAGAACTACCGCCAAACTCACCGAAGATGGTAAATACTATGTACTGAACGGACAGAAAAGCTGGATCACCAACTCCGGTTTCGCTGATGTATTTACCGTATTCGCTAAAATCGATGGCGATAAATTCACTGCCTTTATTGTGGATAAAGGTACTCCCGGATTTACCCTGGGTGCCGAAGAACACAAAATGGGCATCAAAGGCTCTTCTACCCGCCAGATCTATTTCCAGGACGCCAAAGTACCTGTTGAAAACGTACTGGGCGTAATTGGCAAAGGACACCTGATCGCTTTCAATATCCTGAACATAGGCAGGCTGAAACTCTGTGCGGCCGCACTCGGCGCAGCCAAGAAGTGTATCACCACTTCCGTACAGTATGCCAATACCCGCCACCAGTTTAAACAGCCGATCTCCAATTTCGGCGCCATCAAACATAAACTGGCGGAAATGGCCATCCGTACCTGGACTTCAGAGTCTTCCCTGTTCCGCACCGCACAGCTCATCGACGAAAAAGAAAAAGAACTGCTGGCTTCCGGCAAACCTTTCAACGAAGCCCTGCTGGGTGCCGCGGAAGAATATGCCGTAGAATGCGCCATCCTGAAAGTTAATGGTTCTGAAGTACTGGATTATGTAGTGGATGAAGGTGTACAGATACACGGTGGCAACGGCTTCAGCGATGAATACATCATCTCCAAAGCTTACCGTGACTCCCGCATCAACCGCATCTTCGAAGGTACCAACGAAATCAACCGACTGCTCACTCTCGACATGACGCTAAAACGGGCCATGAAAGGCAAACTGGACCTGATGACCCCTGCCATGAACGTGATGAAGGAACTGATGAGCATACCTGATTTTGGCAGCGACGATGAAAGCGCTTTCAGCAAGGAAAGAAAGATGATCACCAATTTTAAAAAGGCCATCCTTATGACCGCTGGCGCCGCCGCCCAGAAGCTCATGATGAAGCTGGAAACAGAACAGGAAGTGCTGATGGACATCGCTGATATGGCCATCGAAACATTCGTGGCCGAAAGCGCCCTCCTGCGCCTCCAGAAACTTGTTCAGCATAAAGGAGAAGCCGCCGCCGAACTGCAGACAGACATCGTGCGTACCTACATCTACGATGCCGCTGACCGTATCAACAAATCCGGTAAAGACGCCATCAACGCCTTCGCCGAAGGTGATGAACAACGGATGATGCTGCTGGGCCTCAAACGCTTCACCAAAGCAGAACCTTTCAACGCAAAAGATGCCCGCAGAAGAATTGCGGACAAACTGATTGCTGAAAATAAATACATCTTCTAA
- a CDS encoding N-acetylmuramoyl-L-alanine amidase, with amino-acid sequence MKQALKLLLQTVIAIVVPLWASSQAFLRLSQPSREQTNVNTARQFIAGRTCTDCKVTINNEPVYVYSTGTFAVKKELKEGRNSFTITAEDTTNGKTYTKNITWYYAPVPPPRVTSSFRIDFVEISPKGNLQLSVGDTLHVKMKGYPGGHASWFNNSPLRELPAAQTGGVPGYYVGSYALQPADSLLNGKIQVRLYNGSETAILNSTYHYSMMRHEIPLTGRTIDNMTYLTSAAEGDRLGPDKIGYLDKDVLLHIIGRQGDYYKVRLSSQRTAFIPEPLVDTDIPQEPMPVSIVSDAKVWGDEKADYVSVALSDKLPYTSTQMVSPGKIIVDIHGAYAENGISTQLQGTREITGLQWQQPTHDVLRMVISLKHAPWGYQIYYENNRITVKVKRVPANLSLRNLVIGIDAGHGGSNMGSVGLTGVYEKTLTLNLALQLEAALKREGATIIMSRTTERLVPNEERLSLFRRADPDLLLSIHLNSSGNPVDVTGTATYYKHPFCEPLNAAIHKRLLETGLNDFKNNGDFNFILNNPTEFPDALIETLFISNPGDEEKILEPQFQQEIINKIVQGLKDYLKTM; translated from the coding sequence ATGAAGCAAGCATTGAAACTATTACTACAGACTGTTATTGCCATTGTAGTTCCCCTTTGGGCCAGCAGCCAGGCTTTTCTCCGGCTCAGCCAACCTTCCCGGGAACAAACCAATGTGAACACCGCCCGGCAGTTTATTGCCGGCAGGACGTGTACCGATTGCAAGGTCACCATCAACAATGAACCGGTTTACGTATACAGCACCGGCACCTTCGCCGTTAAAAAAGAGCTGAAGGAAGGTAGAAACTCATTCACCATCACAGCAGAAGACACTACTAACGGCAAAACATACACGAAAAATATTACCTGGTATTATGCTCCGGTTCCTCCTCCCAGAGTTACCAGCAGCTTCCGGATAGATTTTGTGGAAATCTCTCCCAAAGGGAACCTGCAACTGTCTGTAGGAGATACCCTGCATGTAAAGATGAAAGGTTATCCCGGCGGGCATGCCAGCTGGTTCAACAATTCGCCCCTGCGCGAATTACCAGCCGCTCAAACAGGAGGTGTACCCGGCTATTATGTTGGCAGCTACGCGTTGCAGCCAGCAGACTCCCTGCTGAACGGAAAAATACAGGTCAGGCTCTACAATGGCAGTGAAACAGCCATCTTAAACAGCACCTACCATTACAGCATGATGCGCCATGAGATACCGCTCACCGGCCGCACCATCGACAACATGACCTACCTTACTTCCGCTGCTGAAGGCGACCGCCTCGGCCCGGATAAAATAGGTTATCTCGATAAAGACGTACTGCTCCACATCATAGGCAGGCAGGGCGATTACTATAAAGTACGCCTCTCCTCCCAGCGGACAGCGTTTATCCCCGAACCACTGGTGGATACAGACATCCCGCAGGAACCCATGCCTGTCAGCATCGTCTCCGATGCCAAAGTATGGGGCGACGAAAAAGCAGACTATGTATCGGTAGCACTGTCAGATAAACTGCCCTATACATCCACCCAGATGGTGTCTCCGGGTAAAATCATCGTTGACATTCACGGTGCCTACGCCGAAAACGGCATCAGCACGCAGCTCCAGGGTACCCGTGAAATCACCGGCCTACAATGGCAACAACCTACCCATGACGTGCTCCGCATGGTGATTTCCCTCAAACACGCTCCCTGGGGATACCAGATTTATTATGAAAACAACCGTATAACGGTGAAGGTTAAACGCGTTCCGGCCAACCTGTCTCTACGCAATCTGGTGATCGGTATAGACGCAGGTCACGGCGGCAGCAATATGGGCTCTGTAGGCCTCACCGGCGTGTACGAAAAAACACTTACCCTCAACCTCGCCCTGCAGCTGGAGGCTGCCCTGAAAAGAGAAGGCGCTACTATCATCATGTCGCGTACCACAGAAAGACTGGTGCCCAACGAAGAACGCCTCTCCCTCTTCCGCCGCGCCGACCCCGACCTGCTGCTCAGTATACATCTCAATTCTTCCGGTAATCCCGTGGATGTTACAGGTACCGCCACCTATTACAAACACCCGTTCTGCGAGCCGCTGAATGCCGCCATCCACAAGCGATTACTTGAAACAGGACTGAATGATTTCAAAAACAACGGCGACTTCAACTTCATCCTCAATAACCCAACGGAGTTCCCGGACGCACTAATAGAAACCCTCTTCATCAGCAATCCCGGTGATGAGGAAAAAATACTTGAACCGCAGTTCCAGCAGGAAATCATCAACAAGATTGTGCAGGGCCTGAAAGACTATCTCAAAACCATGTAA
- a CDS encoding transferrin receptor-like dimerization domain-containing protein: MMRTHFLLALCLCAGATAQAQDKKMLGYTDNEVARQQQLEARFDQQLSSSHIGETIKTLSSRPHHISSAGGKAVAEDILQRFKSYGWDAEIVTYQVLFPKPKERVLEMTSPTTYKALLKEPALKEDATSGQEGQLPTYNAWSADGDVSAPLVFVNYGLPEDYEYLERAGIDVRGKIVIAKYGRSWRGIKPKVAQEHGAIGCIIYSDPKDDGYFNGDVYPQGAFKNEYGVQRGSVMDMVIYPGDPLTPNIGATANAKRLDRLQAPNLLKIPVLPISYHDAAPLLKALDGPVAPEAWRGALPFTYHIGPGKAKVHLKLSFDWQIRPCHNVIAKLKGAEEPDQWVVRGNHHDAWVNGASDPISGLAALLEEAKAIGQLSREGFKPRRTLVYCAWDGEEPGLLGSTEWAEDHAAELQEKAVVYINSDGNGRGFLGASGSHALETLVNQVARDITDPQTNVSILARRQAADVLRAATTRQKKEKLSRQGININAMGSGSDYSSFLQHLGVPSLDFGFSGEDAGGEYHSIYDSYDDYVRFKDPTFSYGVALSKTAGHTVLRIANAVVLPFDFRKLYETVNGYVSELTELATDMRETTALENQLVKENKYQLATDTAKHLLPPVAKVPVPYIDFSPLQNALAGLDSITQAISSNKQLAGNPALNKILYQAEQQLLNEKGLPSRAWYKHTLYAPGFYTGYGVKTVPGVREAIEQRRWSEAAEQIGVVAAAIDRLTKYLQPLSGR, from the coding sequence ATGATGAGAACTCATTTTTTACTGGCGTTATGTTTATGCGCGGGTGCTACAGCCCAGGCGCAAGACAAAAAAATGCTGGGATATACCGATAATGAAGTAGCCCGCCAGCAGCAGCTGGAAGCCCGTTTTGATCAGCAGCTCAGCAGCAGCCACATCGGAGAAACCATCAAAACCCTGTCTTCCAGGCCACATCATATCAGCTCAGCCGGAGGCAAAGCGGTGGCTGAAGACATCCTGCAGCGTTTTAAAAGTTATGGCTGGGATGCGGAAATTGTGACTTACCAGGTGTTGTTTCCCAAGCCTAAAGAGCGGGTGCTGGAAATGACTTCCCCCACTACTTACAAGGCTCTTCTGAAAGAGCCGGCCCTGAAAGAAGATGCCACTTCCGGCCAGGAAGGCCAGCTGCCTACCTACAACGCCTGGAGTGCTGACGGTGATGTAAGTGCTCCGCTGGTATTTGTCAACTACGGCCTGCCTGAAGATTATGAATACCTGGAACGTGCCGGTATAGACGTACGGGGTAAAATAGTGATCGCCAAATACGGCCGCTCCTGGCGGGGTATCAAACCCAAAGTAGCCCAGGAACACGGCGCCATCGGCTGTATCATCTACTCCGATCCCAAAGACGACGGCTATTTTAACGGAGACGTATACCCGCAGGGAGCCTTTAAAAATGAATACGGTGTACAGCGCGGCTCTGTGATGGATATGGTCATTTATCCCGGAGATCCGCTCACGCCCAATATTGGAGCTACTGCCAACGCCAAAAGACTGGACCGCCTTCAGGCTCCTAACCTGCTGAAGATACCAGTGTTGCCTATCAGTTATCATGATGCGGCCCCACTCCTCAAGGCACTGGATGGACCCGTAGCACCTGAAGCCTGGCGTGGCGCGCTGCCCTTCACCTATCATATCGGTCCGGGAAAAGCCAAAGTACATTTGAAACTATCCTTCGACTGGCAAATACGTCCCTGTCACAACGTGATAGCCAAATTAAAAGGTGCTGAAGAGCCCGATCAGTGGGTGGTGCGTGGTAACCACCATGATGCCTGGGTAAACGGCGCTTCCGACCCTATCAGTGGCCTCGCTGCCCTGCTGGAAGAGGCTAAGGCTATCGGGCAGCTGAGCAGGGAAGGCTTCAAACCACGCCGTACCCTGGTATACTGCGCCTGGGACGGTGAAGAGCCCGGACTGCTGGGTTCTACCGAATGGGCAGAAGACCATGCTGCTGAATTACAGGAGAAAGCAGTGGTATACATCAATTCTGATGGCAACGGCCGTGGTTTCCTCGGCGCCAGCGGCTCTCATGCCCTGGAAACACTGGTCAACCAGGTGGCCCGCGATATCACCGATCCACAAACCAATGTCAGTATCCTGGCCCGCCGCCAGGCTGCTGATGTGCTCAGGGCCGCCACTACCAGGCAGAAAAAAGAGAAACTTTCCCGCCAGGGTATCAATATCAACGCAATGGGCTCCGGATCAGATTATTCCTCCTTTCTGCAGCACCTGGGCGTACCTTCTCTGGACTTCGGCTTCTCCGGTGAAGATGCCGGCGGGGAATACCACTCTATCTACGACTCTTACGATGACTATGTAAGGTTTAAAGATCCCACCTTCAGCTACGGAGTAGCGTTGTCAAAGACAGCCGGTCATACTGTTCTTCGTATAGCCAATGCTGTTGTTCTGCCATTCGACTTCCGCAAACTGTATGAAACAGTAAACGGATATGTCAGCGAGCTTACAGAACTGGCTACAGACATGCGTGAAACAACCGCCCTGGAAAATCAGCTCGTAAAGGAAAACAAATACCAGCTGGCTACGGATACGGCTAAACACCTGCTGCCTCCTGTTGCTAAAGTACCGGTGCCCTATATCGACTTCTCTCCGCTGCAGAACGCACTGGCGGGGCTGGACTCCATTACCCAGGCTATCAGTAGCAATAAACAGCTGGCAGGTAATCCTGCGCTGAACAAAATACTCTATCAGGCCGAACAGCAGCTGTTGAACGAAAAAGGGCTGCCATCCCGCGCCTGGTATAAACATACATTATACGCGCCAGGCTTTTATACCGGCTATGGTGTGAAAACCGTTCCGGGCGTGCGGGAAGCTATTGAACAACGTCGCTGGTCAGAAGCAGCAGAACAGATCGGGGTAGTAGCTGCCGCTATCGACAGATTGACAAAGTATTTGCAGCCGCTGAGCGGCCGCTGA
- a CDS encoding carboxymuconolactone decarboxylase family protein, translating into MSNTIQEFNDYRGKMNEVILGKQNKVINRLFNLDTNTYAEGALSTKTKEMLGLVASMVLRCDDCIKYHLGKCYEQGITTDEMYEIFAVANIVGGTIVIPHTRRAAEYWEELNNQ; encoded by the coding sequence ATGTCAAATACGATACAGGAGTTTAACGACTACCGTGGGAAAATGAATGAAGTAATACTGGGGAAGCAGAATAAGGTGATCAACCGGTTATTTAACCTCGATACCAACACTTATGCCGAGGGAGCGCTGAGTACAAAAACCAAGGAAATGCTGGGGCTGGTAGCGTCGATGGTACTGCGCTGCGACGATTGTATCAAATATCATCTGGGCAAATGTTATGAACAGGGCATCACCACCGACGAAATGTATGAAATCTTTGCGGTGGCCAATATTGTAGGTGGAACGATTGTTATTCCGCACACCCGCCGGGCAGCCGAATATTGGGAAGAACTGAATAATCAGTAA
- a CDS encoding 2-oxoacid:ferredoxin oxidoreductase subunit beta — protein MSTATIAPQALTAKDFATDQEVRWCPGCGDYSILKQVQTIMPGLGIPRENIVIVSGIGCSSRFPYYMNTYGMHSIHGRATAIASGLKATRPELSVWIVTGDGDGLSIGGNHTIHLLRRNFDVNIMLFNNQIYGLTKGQYSPTSEENKVTKSTPFGSIDHPFNPLALALGADATFIARSMDRDPKHLQEMLKRSHAHKGASFLEIYQNCNIFNDGAFEIFTEKSTKAEETLFVEQGQPMIFGAQKNKGLRLDGLKPVVVELGSEYSAGDLWIHDENDFYKAQLLTRLFDDVRIEGHMPRPFGVFYQAHRHTYEEVMAAQLAETISRKGEGDLDKLLAGNETWVINH, from the coding sequence ATGTCAACAGCAACTATAGCTCCGCAAGCCTTAACTGCAAAAGATTTTGCAACGGACCAGGAAGTGCGCTGGTGCCCTGGATGCGGCGACTACTCTATACTTAAGCAGGTACAGACTATCATGCCCGGGCTGGGTATCCCCCGCGAAAATATTGTGATTGTTTCTGGTATCGGCTGTTCATCGCGTTTCCCATACTATATGAACACCTATGGTATGCACTCAATCCACGGGCGTGCTACTGCTATTGCCTCCGGCCTGAAAGCTACCCGCCCAGAGCTGAGCGTATGGATTGTGACGGGTGACGGTGATGGTCTCTCGATTGGTGGTAACCACACCATCCATCTGCTGCGTCGTAATTTTGATGTGAATATCATGTTGTTCAACAACCAGATTTATGGTCTGACTAAAGGACAATACTCCCCTACTTCCGAAGAAAACAAGGTGACCAAGTCTACCCCCTTCGGTAGTATCGACCACCCTTTCAACCCGCTGGCACTGGCACTGGGCGCAGATGCAACCTTCATTGCCCGCAGTATGGACCGCGATCCAAAACACCTGCAGGAAATGCTGAAACGCAGCCATGCCCACAAAGGAGCCTCTTTCCTGGAAATATATCAGAACTGCAACATCTTCAATGATGGCGCTTTTGAAATATTCACCGAAAAATCCACTAAAGCGGAAGAAACCCTCTTCGTAGAGCAAGGCCAGCCGATGATCTTCGGCGCCCAGAAAAATAAAGGCCTCCGCCTCGACGGCCTGAAGCCTGTAGTAGTGGAATTAGGTAGCGAATACAGCGCCGGCGACCTGTGGATTCACGACGAAAACGATTTCTACAAAGCCCAGCTGCTTACCCGCCTGTTCGATGACGTCCGCATAGAAGGCCATATGCCTCGTCCTTTCGGCGTATTCTACCAGGCCCACCGCCATACCTACGAAGAAGTAATGGCAGCCCAACTGGCAGAAACTATCAGCAGAAAAGGTGAAGGCGATCTGGATAAATTACTGGCAGGAAATGAAACATGGGTCATCAACCACTGA
- a CDS encoding LysE family translocator, with the protein MIASIVAGLGLGLFLSLSVGPVIFAIIKYSINNGFKAGISFALGVSFSDIMFVLAGNLTTSFISGLEEYKRSIGVVGGILLIGMGVYGLFFKKVKISTGDEKPEMFRTHDYLKIWLAGFLMNTLNPGVIIFWLGVCVANSATSIGHRFVMYGVCLSLVLSADIMKVFISDKIRHKLTLTNVEWLNRIAGASMILFGVVLVYKVLFEVGTLGH; encoded by the coding sequence ATGATAGCATCAATTGTAGCAGGACTAGGACTGGGTTTGTTTCTGTCGTTATCGGTGGGGCCGGTAATTTTCGCCATTATCAAATACAGCATTAACAATGGCTTTAAGGCAGGTATCAGCTTTGCGCTGGGCGTGTCTTTCAGCGATATCATGTTTGTGCTGGCAGGCAACCTGACCACCTCTTTTATTAGCGGTTTGGAAGAATACAAACGCTCTATCGGAGTGGTAGGTGGAATTTTGCTGATAGGCATGGGTGTTTACGGACTGTTCTTCAAGAAGGTGAAGATCAGCACCGGCGATGAAAAACCGGAGATGTTCCGTACCCACGACTATCTCAAGATATGGCTGGCCGGTTTCCTGATGAATACCCTGAATCCTGGCGTGATCATTTTCTGGCTGGGCGTATGTGTCGCCAACAGCGCTACCTCTATAGGACATCGTTTTGTGATGTATGGCGTATGCCTTTCACTGGTGCTTTCCGCAGATATCATGAAAGTGTTTATCTCCGATAAAATCCGGCATAAACTCACCCTCACCAACGTAGAATGGCTGAACCGCATAGCCGGTGCCAGTATGATCCTTTTCGGCGTAGTATTGGTGTATAAGGTGTTGTTTGAGGTGGGTACATTAGGCCACTGA